A window from Streptomyces sp. NBC_00335 encodes these proteins:
- a CDS encoding right-handed parallel beta-helix repeat-containing protein, with protein MSSSRGTRTRAARLVSPFLLTALAATGLTGTLATTSYAVAVTLEAESAALSGGARAESAHSGFTGSGYVGGFTDGNKGAASASFAVQSTAAGTGSVAIRYANGTGAARTLSLYVNGVKVRQVSLPATANWDTWAVREEPVPLASGANTVALTFTTADSGNVNLDSLTPTSPTTTPTDPPPASLSHQAETAFASGGPAPASAVTGFSGAGYLTGFTATGARAVFSVSAPTAATRQVAVRYRTPGANAATITLTANGVPVRRLTLPATSGAWAGFTTDAPLRAQLNTLTLRTEAGDNGDLQLDGIDVTGSAPSAARGASLPYTAYEAEAGATNASVTGPDRTYKTLASEASGRRAVVLDQTGEYVQFTLAKAANALTVRYSIPDNAAGTGTNASLSLYANGVHSKDLALTSKYGWVYGAYPYGNDPAQGEAHRFFDETRTLTGDFPAGTVLKFQKDAGDTAASYAIDLVETETAPTAPTMPATGFVSAAALGVTANDSGDDTAALNTALSTVTGQGKGLWLPAGTYDISGSVNLTGAVLRGAGEWHTTLRGKNGKGGLFGRGGTSTVQDLAITGEADHRDDANSDAAVEGDFGSGSTLQNLWIQHSKVGLWIDAPTRGLLATGLRIRDTYADGVNLHKGTTGSEVSQSSIRNTGDDALAMWSEAQAVTDCVLRFNTVQLPLLANGAAIYGGSGNRIEDNLVSDTVTGAAGIAVSTRFGIPFSGPATVQRNTIDRAGGYEPNWASKLGALWVYADTSEITTPVILQDNDILDSTYSGLLVSWQKNVGNLTVKNTRIAKAGGYGIEINAAGSGTFSGVTVTDAATGGLSLAGGFAVSRGAGNSGW; from the coding sequence GTGTCTTCTTCCCGAGGAACCCGCACCAGAGCCGCACGCCTCGTCTCCCCGTTCCTCCTCACCGCCCTGGCCGCCACCGGCCTCACCGGCACCCTCGCCACCACCTCGTACGCCGTCGCCGTCACCCTGGAAGCGGAGTCGGCCGCCCTCTCCGGCGGGGCCCGAGCCGAGTCGGCGCATTCCGGTTTCACCGGCTCCGGCTACGTCGGCGGTTTCACGGACGGCAACAAGGGGGCGGCCTCCGCCTCTTTCGCGGTGCAGTCGACCGCGGCCGGTACGGGCTCGGTGGCGATCCGGTACGCCAACGGGACGGGCGCGGCCCGGACCCTGAGCCTCTATGTCAACGGGGTCAAGGTCCGCCAGGTGTCCCTCCCGGCCACCGCGAACTGGGACACCTGGGCCGTCCGCGAGGAGCCGGTCCCGCTGGCGAGCGGAGCCAATACGGTCGCGCTGACCTTCACCACCGCCGACTCCGGCAACGTCAACCTCGACAGCCTCACCCCCACCAGCCCGACGACCACGCCCACCGACCCACCGCCCGCCTCCCTCAGCCACCAGGCCGAGACCGCCTTCGCCTCGGGCGGCCCCGCGCCCGCCTCCGCGGTCACCGGCTTCAGCGGCGCCGGCTATCTGACGGGCTTCACCGCCACCGGTGCCCGAGCCGTCTTCTCCGTCTCCGCCCCCACCGCCGCCACCCGGCAGGTGGCCGTGCGGTACCGCACCCCCGGGGCGAACGCCGCGACCATCACCCTGACCGCGAACGGCGTCCCCGTACGCCGCCTCACCCTCCCCGCCACTTCGGGAGCCTGGGCCGGCTTCACCACCGACGCGCCCCTGCGCGCCCAGCTCAACACCCTCACCCTGCGCACGGAGGCCGGGGACAACGGCGACCTCCAGCTCGACGGCATCGACGTCACCGGCTCCGCGCCCAGCGCCGCCCGCGGCGCGAGCCTTCCGTACACCGCCTACGAGGCCGAGGCCGGCGCGACCAACGCCTCCGTCACCGGGCCGGACCGCACCTACAAGACCCTCGCCTCGGAAGCGTCGGGCCGCCGGGCCGTCGTACTCGACCAGACGGGGGAGTACGTCCAGTTCACGCTGGCCAAGGCCGCGAACGCCTTGACCGTGCGCTATTCGATCCCGGACAACGCCGCCGGCACGGGGACCAACGCCAGCCTCAGCCTCTACGCCAACGGCGTCCACTCCAAGGACCTGGCCCTCACCTCCAAGTACGGCTGGGTCTACGGCGCCTACCCCTACGGCAACGACCCCGCGCAGGGCGAGGCCCACCGCTTCTTCGACGAGACCCGCACCCTCACCGGTGACTTCCCCGCCGGAACCGTGCTGAAGTTCCAGAAGGACGCCGGGGACACCGCCGCCTCCTACGCCATCGACCTCGTCGAGACCGAGACCGCCCCGACGGCCCCCACAATGCCCGCCACCGGATTCGTCTCCGCCGCCGCCCTAGGCGTCACCGCGAACGACTCGGGCGACGACACCGCCGCCCTCAACACCGCACTGTCCACGGTCACCGGCCAGGGCAAGGGCCTGTGGCTGCCGGCCGGCACCTACGACATCTCCGGATCCGTGAACCTCACCGGAGCCGTCCTGCGCGGCGCCGGCGAATGGCACACCACCCTGCGCGGCAAGAACGGCAAGGGGGGCCTCTTCGGGCGCGGCGGCACCAGCACCGTGCAGGACCTGGCGATCACCGGAGAGGCCGATCACCGCGACGACGCCAACAGCGACGCCGCCGTGGAGGGAGACTTCGGCTCCGGATCCACCCTGCAGAACCTCTGGATCCAGCACAGCAAGGTCGGCCTCTGGATCGACGCACCGACCCGGGGCCTGCTCGCCACCGGCCTGCGCATCCGGGACACGTACGCGGACGGGGTCAACCTGCACAAGGGCACCACGGGCAGCGAGGTCTCCCAGAGCAGCATCCGCAACACCGGCGACGACGCCCTGGCGATGTGGTCGGAGGCGCAGGCCGTCACCGACTGCGTGCTCCGCTTCAACACGGTCCAGCTCCCGCTGCTCGCCAACGGAGCCGCCATCTACGGCGGCAGCGGCAACCGGATCGAGGACAACCTGGTCTCCGACACCGTCACCGGCGCCGCGGGAATCGCCGTCAGCACCCGCTTCGGCATCCCCTTCAGCGGACCGGCGACCGTCCAGCGCAACACCATCGACCGGGCCGGAGGCTACGAGCCCAACTGGGCGAGCAAGCTCGGCGCCCTGTGGGTGTACGCCGACACCTCCGAGATCACCACCCCGGTGATCCTCCAGGACAACGACATCCTGGACAGCACCTACAGCGGACTGCTCGTCTCCTGGCAGAAGAACGTCGGGAACCTGACCGTGAAGAACACCAGGATCGCCAAGGCCGGCGGCTACGGCATCGAGATCAACGCGGCCGGATCGGGCACCTTCAGCGGGGTCACGGTCACCGACGCCGCCACCGGCGGACTGAGCCTCGCAGGCGGCTTCGCCGTCAGCCGCGGAGCCGGCAACTCGGGCTGGTAG